The following proteins are encoded in a genomic region of Hoeflea phototrophica DFL-43:
- the leuD gene encoding 3-isopropylmalate dehydratase small subunit, with protein sequence MQKFDRLTGVAAPLPVVNIDTDMIIPKDYLKTIKRTGLGKGLFAEARYNEDGTENPEFVLNKPAWRNASILVAGDNFGCGSSREHAPWALLDFGIRCVISTSFADIFYNNCFKNGILPIVVSQENLDKLMDDARRGANATVSIDLEAQEIHGPDGGVIGFDVDAFKKHCLLNGLDDIGLTLEKASAIDSYETKAGQNRPWL encoded by the coding sequence ATGCAGAAATTTGACCGCCTCACCGGCGTTGCCGCTCCGCTCCCGGTCGTCAACATCGACACCGACATGATAATCCCCAAGGATTATCTCAAGACCATCAAGCGCACCGGCCTGGGCAAGGGCCTGTTTGCGGAAGCGCGCTACAATGAGGATGGCACCGAGAACCCGGAATTCGTGCTCAACAAGCCGGCATGGCGCAATGCCTCAATCCTGGTTGCGGGCGACAATTTTGGCTGCGGCTCGTCACGTGAGCATGCACCCTGGGCGCTGCTCGATTTCGGCATCCGCTGCGTGATCTCGACCAGCTTTGCCGATATCTTCTACAACAACTGCTTCAAGAACGGCATTCTGCCGATTGTCGTCAGCCAGGAAAACCTCGACAAGCTGATGGACGATGCGCGGCGCGGCGCCAATGCCACCGTGTCGATCGATCTCGAGGCGCAGGAAATCCACGGACCCGATGGCGGTGTGATCGGGTTTGATGTCGACGCGTTCAAGAAGCACTGTCTCCTCAATGGCCTCGATGACATCGGTCTGACCCTCGAGAAGGCCAGCGCCATCGACAGCTACGAAACCAAGGCCGGGCAAAACCGGCCCTGGCTCTAG
- a CDS encoding acyl carrier protein encodes MSDTVETSTIALIATAGEVEPGEISRETELSELEIDSLALTEIVMEIEDEHDIEIDLNTAEAWETLKTVGDLIDMVKKIIAAQH; translated from the coding sequence ATGTCGGACACTGTCGAAACCTCAACGATCGCCTTGATCGCCACCGCAGGCGAAGTTGAGCCTGGCGAGATCAGCCGTGAAACGGAGCTTTCGGAGCTCGAAATCGATTCCCTCGCCCTGACCGAGATCGTCATGGAGATCGAGGATGAGCACGATATCGAGATCGATCTGAACACCGCGGAAGCCTGGGAAACACTCAAGACCGTTGGCGATCTGATCGACATGGTCAAGAAAATCATCGCGGCGCAGCACTGA
- a CDS encoding beta-ketoacyl-[acyl-carrier-protein] synthase family protein, translated as MDHRRVVITGIGGICALGGNATDIWTGMKQGRDGCRPLTIEKRDLKTNIGFNIIDYPEDDGIEKRQGMTMSWISRLAVIAAREAFAQSGLSMETTDPKRTGSIVGVGTFGTDALDESYIDIFLEKKKRTQLFTVPKVMPSGPASHVSISLGLKGSVYGVSSACASGNHAFASAVDQIRLGRADVMLAGGAELALVYGPLKAWESLRVLARSACRPFSADRDGLVLGDGAAIVVLESYEHAKARGADILAEIAGVGLSADASDIVNPSVEGPATAIRNCLADGALSASQIGYINAHGTATQANDKTETQAIRDVLGADADAVSVSSTKSMHGHCLGASSAIELIACINAVREGVVPPTINYTAPDPACDLDVTPNEARERKIDVAISNAFAFGGTNAVVGVKRI; from the coding sequence ATGGATCACCGGCGCGTCGTCATCACCGGCATTGGCGGCATCTGCGCGCTGGGTGGAAACGCGACCGACATCTGGACCGGCATGAAACAGGGCCGCGATGGCTGCCGGCCGCTGACGATCGAAAAGCGCGATCTCAAGACCAATATCGGCTTCAACATCATCGACTACCCGGAAGACGACGGAATCGAAAAGCGTCAGGGCATGACCATGAGCTGGATCAGCCGGCTTGCGGTGATTGCGGCGCGCGAGGCGTTTGCCCAATCCGGGCTGTCGATGGAGACAACCGATCCCAAGCGCACAGGCAGCATCGTGGGCGTCGGGACTTTCGGCACAGATGCTCTCGACGAGAGCTACATCGACATTTTTCTCGAAAAGAAGAAACGCACCCAGCTGTTCACCGTTCCCAAGGTCATGCCCAGCGGACCGGCCAGCCATGTCTCGATTTCGCTCGGCCTCAAGGGCTCGGTCTATGGGGTGTCATCAGCCTGCGCATCCGGCAACCATGCATTTGCATCCGCTGTCGATCAGATCCGGCTTGGCCGCGCCGATGTGATGCTTGCGGGCGGTGCCGAACTCGCACTGGTCTACGGTCCGCTCAAGGCCTGGGAATCGCTCAGGGTCCTCGCCCGCTCCGCCTGCCGGCCGTTCTCGGCGGATCGCGACGGACTTGTTCTGGGCGATGGTGCGGCAATCGTGGTGCTTGAATCCTATGAGCACGCAAAGGCCCGCGGCGCCGATATTCTGGCCGAGATCGCCGGCGTCGGTCTGTCTGCCGATGCTTCCGACATCGTCAATCCCTCGGTCGAAGGACCGGCAACGGCGATTCGCAACTGCCTGGCCGATGGAGCTCTGTCGGCAAGCCAGATTGGCTACATCAACGCCCATGGCACAGCCACCCAGGCCAACGACAAGACCGAAACCCAGGCGATCCGCGACGTCCTTGGCGCCGACGCCGATGCCGTTTCTGTCTCCTCGACCAAATCCATGCACGGTCATTGCCTTGGCGCATCGAGCGCAATTGAACTGATTGCCTGCATCAATGCGGTGCGCGAGGGCGTTGTTCCGCCCACCATCAATTACACCGCACCCGATCCCGCCTGCGATCTTGACGTAACTCCCAACGAGGCACGCGAGCGCAAGATCGATGTGGCGATCTCCAATGCTTTCGCCTTCGGCGGCACCAATGCGGTGGTCGGGGTCAAGCGGATCTGA
- the leuB gene encoding 3-isopropylmalate dehydrogenase — protein MTTRSLFLLPGDGIGPEAMAEVRKIIAHMNDADSAGFVTDEGLVGGSAYDAHGQAISDADMDKAMAADAVLFGAVGGPKWDAVPYEVRPEAGLLRLRKDMELFANLRPAICYPALANSSSLKQDVIEGLDILIVRELTGGVYFGEPKEIIDLGNGQKRGIDTQVYDTYEIDRISAVAFELARTRRNEVCSMEKRNVMKSGVLWNEVVTATHKARFSDVKLSHMLADAGGMQLVRWPKQFDVIVTDNLFGDMLSDIAAMLTGSLGMLPSASLGAPDAKTGKRKALYEPVHGSAPDIAGQGIANPIAMIASFAMCLRYSFNMVAEADRLEAAIAAVLDKGLRTGDIMSDGCQKITTAEMGDAILAAYAG, from the coding sequence ATGACGACTCGCTCTCTTTTCCTGCTTCCCGGCGACGGCATCGGACCGGAGGCCATGGCCGAGGTCCGCAAGATCATCGCCCACATGAATGATGCCGACAGCGCAGGTTTCGTCACCGATGAAGGCCTAGTCGGCGGCAGCGCCTATGATGCCCATGGCCAGGCGATTTCGGATGCGGATATGGACAAGGCAATGGCCGCCGACGCCGTTCTGTTCGGCGCGGTCGGTGGCCCGAAGTGGGATGCCGTACCTTATGAGGTGCGCCCGGAAGCCGGCCTGCTGCGCCTGCGCAAGGACATGGAGCTGTTCGCCAATCTGCGGCCGGCGATCTGCTATCCGGCACTGGCCAACTCCTCATCGCTGAAGCAGGACGTGATCGAAGGCCTCGATATTCTTATCGTGCGCGAATTGACCGGCGGGGTCTATTTCGGCGAGCCCAAGGAAATCATCGATCTCGGCAACGGCCAGAAGCGCGGCATCGACACCCAGGTCTATGACACCTACGAAATCGACCGCATCTCTGCCGTCGCCTTCGAGCTGGCGCGCACCCGCCGCAACGAAGTCTGCTCGATGGAAAAGCGCAACGTCATGAAATCGGGCGTGTTGTGGAATGAGGTGGTGACCGCCACCCACAAGGCCCGCTTCTCCGACGTCAAGCTGAGCCATATGCTGGCCGATGCCGGCGGTATGCAGCTGGTGCGCTGGCCCAAGCAGTTCGACGTCATCGTCACCGACAATCTGTTCGGCGACATGCTGTCGGACATCGCCGCTATGCTGACCGGGTCGCTCGGCATGCTGCCCTCCGCCTCCCTTGGCGCCCCCGATGCCAAGACCGGCAAGCGCAAGGCGCTTTACGAGCCGGTGCACGGTTCGGCCCCTGACATCGCCGGCCAGGGTATCGCCAACCCGATCGCCATGATCGCGTCCTTTGCCATGTGCCTGCGTTACTCCTTCAACATGGTGGCCGAGGCCGACCGTCTTGAAGCCGCGATTGCTGCCGTGCTCGACAAGGGCCTGCGCACCGGCGACATCATGTCAGATGGCTGCCAGAAGATCACGACCGCTGAAATGGGCGACGCTATCCTGGCCGCCTACGCCGGCTGA
- a CDS encoding Lrp/AsnC family transcriptional regulator, producing MNIDETDRLIVRLLCENARMPVSELARKVGLSGPSTSERIRRLENNGIIARFTAELDLEALGYPLQAIVRIKPRPGNMHIVEDMILNEPGFLDCDKVTGEDCFVTRLALRSIADLDPVLLPFHDRAETNTAIIKSSPFRSRMPV from the coding sequence ATGAATATTGATGAAACAGATCGCCTGATTGTCAGGCTGTTGTGTGAAAATGCCCGCATGCCGGTGAGCGAACTCGCGCGGAAGGTCGGCCTGTCGGGCCCGTCGACCAGCGAGCGGATCCGGCGGCTTGAAAACAACGGGATCATCGCCCGCTTCACCGCGGAGCTCGATCTCGAAGCGCTTGGCTATCCGTTGCAGGCGATCGTCCGGATCAAGCCGCGGCCCGGCAACATGCATATCGTCGAGGACATGATCCTCAACGAGCCGGGATTTCTCGACTGCGACAAGGTGACCGGCGAGGATTGTTTCGTCACGCGGCTGGCGTTGCGCTCGATCGCTGATCTGGATCCTGTTCTCTTGCCGTTTCATGACAGGGCGGAGACCAACACAGCGATCATCAAGTCATCGCCCTTCAGATCGCGCATGCCGGTCTGA